One genomic window of Pseudomonas chlororaphis subsp. piscium includes the following:
- a CDS encoding citrate-proton symporter, producing MHTPRSSVSRTRQVVAAVIGNALEWYDFIVYGFLASIIARQFFPSDDEYASLLMALATFGVGFFMRPVGGVLLGMYSDRKGRKAAMQLIIRLMTVSIALIAFAPNYAAIGMGAPLMIVVARMLQGFATGGEYASATAFLVESAPAHRKGLYGSWQLVGQCLAVFSGAAMVALVTHLFSPEDLDLWGWRLPFVIGLLIGPVGLWIRKYMEEPEAFVEARKQVRGNGPGLMQVLREHRRSILVSMGLACGATVSFYVVLVNMPTFAHKNLGLPLDQVLLVQMFAVALMTVVIPLSGALSDRLGRRPVLLAFTLAFFVMVYPLYVWVAAAPSIERLLVMQVLLCSAIGGFFGPAPTALAEQFPVQVRSTGVSVAYNVAVMVFGGFAPLIVTWLSKVLGTPVAPAFYVLFACVLTLLGTYCLHEAPREKKPSALNFGVKP from the coding sequence ATGCATACCCCGAGATCCAGTGTTTCGCGTACCCGGCAAGTGGTCGCCGCCGTGATCGGCAACGCCTTGGAGTGGTACGACTTCATCGTCTACGGCTTTCTGGCCAGCATCATCGCCCGGCAGTTTTTCCCCTCCGACGACGAGTACGCCTCGCTGCTGATGGCCCTGGCCACCTTCGGCGTGGGCTTTTTCATGCGCCCGGTGGGAGGCGTCCTGCTGGGCATGTATTCGGACCGCAAAGGCCGCAAGGCCGCCATGCAACTGATCATCCGCCTGATGACGGTTTCCATCGCCCTGATCGCCTTTGCCCCCAACTACGCGGCCATCGGCATGGGCGCGCCGCTGATGATCGTCGTCGCGCGCATGCTGCAAGGCTTCGCCACCGGTGGCGAATACGCCAGCGCCACGGCTTTCCTGGTGGAAAGCGCGCCGGCGCATCGCAAGGGCCTGTACGGCTCCTGGCAACTGGTCGGGCAATGCCTGGCGGTGTTCTCCGGGGCGGCGATGGTGGCGTTGGTCACCCATCTGTTCTCGCCCGAGGACCTCGATCTGTGGGGCTGGCGCCTGCCGTTCGTCATCGGCCTGCTGATCGGTCCGGTGGGCCTGTGGATCCGCAAGTACATGGAAGAGCCGGAAGCCTTCGTCGAGGCCCGCAAGCAGGTACGTGGCAACGGCCCGGGCCTGATGCAGGTGCTACGCGAGCACCGGCGCAGCATCCTGGTGTCCATGGGCCTGGCCTGTGGTGCGACGGTGTCGTTCTACGTGGTGCTGGTGAACATGCCGACCTTCGCCCACAAGAACCTCGGCTTGCCGCTGGACCAGGTGTTGCTGGTGCAGATGTTCGCGGTGGCGCTGATGACGGTGGTGATTCCGTTGTCCGGCGCCCTGTCGGACCGGCTGGGACGGCGTCCGGTGTTGCTGGCCTTCACCCTGGCGTTTTTTGTCATGGTGTACCCGCTGTACGTCTGGGTGGCCGCGGCGCCCTCGATCGAGCGGTTGCTGGTGATGCAGGTGCTGCTGTGCAGCGCCATCGGCGGCTTCTTCGGCCCGGCGCCGACGGCGCTGGCCGAGCAGTTCCCGGTGCAAGTACGTTCCACCGGGGTGTCGGTGGCCTACAACGTGGCGGTCATGGTCTTCGGCGGCTTTGCCCCGCTGATCGTGACCTGGCTCAGCAAGGTGCTGGGTACCCCGGTGGCCCCGGCGTTTTATGTATTGTTTGCCTGCGTGCTGACGCTGCTGGGCACTTATTGCCTGCATGAGGCACCCAGGGAGAAGAAACCGAGCGCACTGAATTTCGGGGTGAAGCCTTGA
- a CDS encoding amidase gives MDIAAQDFGPIVELGAVELSRAIHARRFSCREVMSAYLDRIERCNSRVNALVSLRERQVLLAEAEERDRQLDRGQSLGWMHGMPQAIKDLAATAGLRTTLGSPLFAEQIPAHDAICVERVRASGAIIVGKSNVPEFGLGSQTYNKVFGTTGNAYDPRLNAGGSSGGAAVALALRMLPVADGSDMMGSLRNPAAFNNVFGLRPSQGRVPHGPAPELFVQQLATEGPMGRSVADIARLLATQAGYDPRVPLSLKDDPAIFNEPLQRDFRGVRLGWLGDFDGYLAMDDGVLALCESALGDFRQLGCEVEACQPEFSMAALWQCWLVHRHWLVQGNLGPLYADPQKRQLLKPEAQWEVEGGLGLSAADVYRASQVRSDWYRALERLFERYDFLLLPSAQVFPFDAGVPWPRFVGGREMDTYHRWMEVVIGPTLAGLPSLSVPVGFNPAGLPMGVQIIGPAQADRAVLQLGHAHELLTQWVRRRPPGHPL, from the coding sequence ATGGATATCGCAGCACAAGACTTTGGGCCCATCGTTGAGCTGGGCGCCGTCGAACTGTCCCGGGCGATCCACGCCCGCAGGTTTTCCTGTCGCGAAGTGATGTCGGCCTACCTGGACCGGATCGAGCGCTGCAACTCCCGGGTCAATGCCCTGGTGTCCCTGCGCGAGCGCCAGGTATTGCTGGCCGAGGCCGAGGAGCGCGACCGTCAGTTGGACCGGGGCCAATCCCTGGGCTGGATGCACGGCATGCCCCAGGCGATCAAGGACCTGGCGGCCACCGCCGGGCTGCGCACGACCCTGGGCTCGCCGCTGTTCGCCGAACAGATACCGGCCCACGACGCCATCTGCGTGGAGCGGGTCCGGGCCAGCGGGGCGATCATCGTCGGCAAGAGCAACGTGCCGGAGTTCGGCCTGGGCTCGCAGACCTACAACAAGGTGTTCGGCACCACCGGCAACGCCTATGACCCGAGGCTGAATGCCGGTGGCAGCAGTGGCGGGGCGGCGGTGGCCCTGGCGCTGCGCATGCTGCCGGTGGCCGATGGCAGCGACATGATGGGCTCGTTGCGCAACCCGGCGGCCTTCAACAACGTCTTTGGCCTGCGCCCGTCCCAGGGTCGGGTACCCCATGGCCCGGCGCCGGAGCTGTTCGTCCAGCAACTGGCCACCGAGGGACCGATGGGCCGCAGCGTGGCCGATATCGCCCGCCTACTCGCCACTCAGGCCGGGTACGACCCGCGGGTGCCCTTGTCGCTCAAGGACGACCCGGCGATCTTCAACGAGCCCTTGCAGCGGGACTTTCGCGGCGTGCGCCTGGGCTGGCTGGGGGACTTCGACGGCTACCTGGCCATGGACGATGGCGTGCTGGCGCTGTGCGAGTCGGCGCTGGGGGACTTTCGCCAACTGGGTTGCGAGGTCGAAGCCTGCCAGCCGGAGTTTTCCATGGCCGCGCTGTGGCAGTGCTGGCTGGTGCACCGGCATTGGCTGGTCCAGGGCAACCTGGGGCCGCTGTATGCCGACCCGCAGAAGCGCCAGCTGCTCAAGCCCGAGGCACAGTGGGAGGTCGAGGGCGGGCTGGGCCTGAGCGCGGCGGATGTCTACCGCGCCTCGCAGGTTCGCAGCGACTGGTACCGGGCCCTGGAGCGCCTGTTCGAACGTTACGATTTCCTGCTGTTGCCCAGCGCCCAGGTGTTCCCTTTCGATGCAGGGGTGCCGTGGCCACGCTTTGTCGGAGGGCGGGAGATGGACACCTACCATCGCTGGATGGAGGTGGTGATCGGCCCGACCCTGGCCGGCCTGCCGAGCCTCAGCGTGCCGGTCGGCTTCAATCCGGCGGGCCTGCCCATGGGCGTGCAGATCATCGGCCCGGCCCAGGCCGACCGGGCGGTGTTGCAGCTCGGTCATGCCCACGAACTGCTGACGCAGTGGGTCAGGCGCCGGCCGCCTGGTCATCCGTTGTAA
- a CDS encoding IclR family transcriptional regulator: MASKVETGSVRSVERALAIVELLGQHQALGLEELHYLTALPKATVSRMLLTLQEQGWIYRGLSDRRYRLCARRLFGDQQQRFKRQLVERAAPWLQALSERTGLVVDLSCFDGERLEVMESSIPAVLRKRYPHNCQIVGHYSSLFHSAMGKACLAELDHEQVQRLAVRDRVPQEDQYRACEQSQHQGFGQRTEGYWEYPVRLPFLIRAVALPIRDQGRLVGSMALHWPMDQAPVERVLSLHLASLEATVQDVERSLI, encoded by the coding sequence ATGGCCAGCAAGGTAGAAACCGGCAGTGTGCGTTCGGTCGAACGGGCGTTGGCGATCGTCGAACTGCTGGGCCAGCACCAGGCCCTGGGCCTGGAGGAACTGCACTACCTGACGGCGCTGCCCAAGGCCACGGTGTCGCGCATGCTCCTGACGTTGCAGGAGCAGGGCTGGATCTATCGCGGCCTGAGCGACCGGCGTTACCGGCTGTGCGCCAGGCGGCTGTTCGGCGACCAGCAGCAACGCTTCAAACGGCAGCTGGTGGAGCGCGCCGCGCCCTGGTTGCAGGCGTTGAGCGAGCGCACCGGGCTGGTGGTCGACCTGTCGTGTTTCGACGGCGAGCGCCTGGAGGTCATGGAAAGTTCGATCCCGGCGGTGCTGCGCAAGCGTTATCCGCATAACTGCCAGATCGTCGGCCACTATTCGAGCCTGTTCCATTCGGCGATGGGCAAGGCGTGCCTGGCCGAGCTGGATCACGAGCAGGTCCAGCGCCTGGCCGTCCGCGACCGGGTGCCCCAGGAGGACCAGTACCGCGCCTGCGAACAATCCCAGCATCAGGGGTTCGGCCAGCGCACCGAGGGTTATTGGGAGTACCCGGTGCGGCTGCCGTTCCTGATCCGCGCCGTGGCCTTGCCGATTCGTGACCAGGGCCGGCTGGTGGGCAGCATGGCCCTGCACTGGCCGATGGACCAGGCGCCGGTGGAGCGGGTGCTGAGCCTGCACCTGGCCAGCCTCGAGGCGACTGTCCAGGATGTCGAGCGCAGCTTGATCTAG
- a CDS encoding YceI family protein gives MFNASFPKALAALLLACAAWPAQANWYLDNESSRLSFVTTKNANVSEVQRFLVLHGKVDAKGMAQLEVELDSINSGIPLRDERMRKELFEIDRHPDALINAQINLRPINDLAPGAQIELRLPVNVTLHGKQHEYTAELLATRLDDRRFQVVTLEPLVLNAADFDLLPGLETLRKAAGLSAISLSVPVGAVLIFTAR, from the coding sequence ATGTTCAACGCCTCTTTCCCCAAGGCCCTGGCCGCTTTGCTGCTGGCCTGCGCGGCCTGGCCGGCCCAGGCCAACTGGTACCTGGACAATGAGTCCTCGCGCCTGTCTTTCGTCACCACCAAAAACGCCAATGTTTCCGAAGTCCAGCGCTTCCTGGTCCTGCACGGCAAGGTCGACGCCAAGGGCATGGCGCAGCTGGAAGTCGAGCTGGACTCAATCAACAGCGGGATTCCGCTGCGCGACGAGCGCATGCGCAAGGAGCTGTTCGAGATCGACCGGCACCCCGATGCCCTGATCAATGCGCAGATCAACCTGCGGCCGATCAACGACCTGGCGCCCGGCGCGCAGATCGAACTGCGTCTGCCGGTCAACGTCACCCTGCACGGCAAACAGCACGAATACACCGCCGAACTCCTGGCCACGCGCCTGGACGACCGTCGCTTCCAGGTGGTGACCCTGGAGCCGCTGGTGCTCAATGCTGCCGATTTCGACCTGCTGCCGGGGCTCGAAACCCTGCGCAAGGCGGCCGGTCTGTCGGCGATCAGTCTGTCGGTGCCGGTGGGTGCGGTGCTGATCTTCACGGCGCGCTGA
- a CDS encoding phospholipase D-like domain-containing protein, giving the protein MAGAVFPWREGNRFELLIDGPSFFPRMLVAIARAREQVELELYLVEAGACAEAMVQALTQAAERGVRVRCLFDDYGSLAFTMGLRQRLMGAGVELRFYNRLSWRRGVRNLYRDHRKLLLVDQELAVVGGTGVTDEFWNPLQDSCDWHEVMVEISGPLVLDWQILFDRQWIANRHRTAWKPASNFGLPRLPRVPAQGEGMGRVAYADARQHRDILQSLVRALNSGQRRIWLATPYFLPTWKVRRSLRRAAGRGVDVRLLLTGPRTDHPSVRYAGHRYYPRLLRAGVKIFEYQPRFLHLKMVLIDDWVSIGSCNFDHWNLRFNLEANLEALDLPLTDAVTASFLADFEQSQEVSLEAWKKRPLWRRIKQRIWGWVDRLVVNLLNRRD; this is encoded by the coding sequence ATGGCAGGCGCGGTCTTTCCCTGGCGTGAAGGTAATCGCTTCGAGTTGCTGATCGACGGTCCGAGTTTTTTCCCGCGGATGCTGGTGGCGATTGCCCGTGCCCGTGAGCAGGTGGAACTGGAACTGTATCTGGTGGAGGCGGGCGCTTGTGCCGAAGCCATGGTCCAGGCCCTGACCCAGGCCGCCGAGCGCGGGGTGCGGGTGCGTTGTCTGTTCGATGACTACGGCAGCCTGGCCTTCACCATGGGCCTGCGCCAGCGCCTGATGGGCGCCGGGGTCGAACTGCGTTTCTACAATCGCCTGAGCTGGCGCCGCGGGGTGCGCAACCTGTACCGCGACCACCGCAAGTTGCTGCTGGTGGATCAGGAGCTGGCGGTGGTCGGCGGCACCGGGGTGACCGATGAATTCTGGAACCCGCTGCAGGACAGCTGCGACTGGCATGAGGTCATGGTGGAAATCAGCGGGCCGCTGGTGCTCGACTGGCAGATCCTGTTCGACCGGCAGTGGATCGCCAACCGCCATCGCACCGCCTGGAAGCCGGCGTCGAACTTCGGTCTGCCACGCCTGCCGCGGGTGCCGGCGCAAGGTGAGGGCATGGGCCGGGTGGCCTATGCCGACGCCCGGCAACATCGGGACATTCTGCAATCGCTGGTGCGCGCACTGAACAGCGGGCAACGGCGGATCTGGCTGGCGACCCCGTATTTCCTGCCGACCTGGAAGGTCCGGCGCTCCCTGCGGCGTGCGGCGGGACGCGGGGTGGATGTGCGCCTGCTGCTGACTGGGCCGCGCACCGATCACCCATCGGTGCGGTATGCCGGGCATCGTTATTACCCGCGCTTGCTGCGGGCCGGGGTGAAGATCTTCGAATACCAGCCGCGTTTCCTGCACTTGAAGATGGTGCTGATCGACGATTGGGTGAGCATTGGCTCGTGCAACTTCGATCACTGGAACCTGCGCTTCAACCTCGAGGCCAACCTCGAAGCCCTCGACCTGCCGCTCACCGACGCGGTGACCGCGAGCTTCCTCGCCGACTTCGAGCAGAGCCAGGAAGTCAGCCTCGAAGCCTGGAAGAAGCGCCCGCTGTGGCGGCGGATCAAGCAGCGGATCTGGGGCTGGGTGGACCGGCTGGTGGTGAACCTGCTCAATCGCCGCGACTGA
- the bglX gene encoding beta-glucosidase BglX produces the protein MKKLCLLGLLVSLASHPALATTTPVSAQEKPFSDAVLQNKDAFIDNLLKQMTLDEKIGQLRLISIGPEMPREMIRKEIAAGRIGGTFNSITRPENRPMQDAAMRSRLKIPMFFAYDVIHGHRTIFPIPLALASSWDMDAIGRSGRIAAQEASADSLDITFAPMVDISRDPRWGRTSEGFGEDTYLVSRIAKVMVKAYQGDSPKNADSIMASVKHFALYGAVEGGRDYNIVDMSPVKMYQDYLPPYRAAIDAGAGGVMVALNSINGVPATSNTWLMNDLLRKEWGFKGLAVSDHGAIVELMRHGVAKDGREAAKLAIKAGIDMSMNDSLYAKELPGLIKSGDVSQRDLDNAVREVLAAKYDMGLFANPYLRIGKAEEDPAETNAESRLHRSDARDVARRSLVLLKNANDTLPLKKAGKIALVGPLAKAPIDMMGSWAAAGVPAQSVTLFDGMSNALGDKAQLIYARGSNITADKAVVDYLNFLNFDAPEVVDDPRPAQQLIDEAVKAAQQADVVVAAVGESRGMSHESSSRTDLHIPASQRELIKALKATGKPLVLVLMNGRPLALLDENEQADAILETWFSGTEGGNAIADVLFGDYNPSGKLPITFPRSVGQIPTYYNHLTIGRPFTPGKPGNYTSQYFDDTTGPLFPFGYGLSYTTFSLSDMALSSTMLNKSGKLDASVTLKNTGKRDGETVVQLYIQDVAGSMIRPIKELKDFQKVQLKAGEQKVIRFSISEDDLKFYNAQLKYAAEPGEFKVEIGLDSRDVKQQSFELL, from the coding sequence ATGAAGAAGCTGTGTTTGCTGGGCTTGCTGGTCAGCCTGGCCAGTCACCCTGCCCTGGCCACCACCACGCCGGTATCGGCCCAGGAAAAACCCTTTTCCGATGCCGTCCTGCAGAACAAGGACGCCTTCATCGACAACCTGCTCAAGCAGATGACCCTCGATGAAAAGATCGGCCAGTTGCGCCTGATCAGCATCGGTCCGGAAATGCCCCGCGAGATGATCCGCAAGGAAATCGCCGCCGGCCGCATCGGCGGTACCTTCAACTCCATCACCCGCCCGGAAAACCGGCCGATGCAGGACGCGGCCATGCGCAGCCGGCTGAAGATCCCGATGTTCTTCGCCTATGACGTGATCCACGGCCACCGCACGATTTTCCCGATTCCCCTGGCCCTGGCGTCGAGCTGGGACATGGACGCCATCGGCCGCTCCGGGCGCATCGCCGCCCAGGAAGCCAGCGCCGACAGCCTGGACATCACCTTCGCGCCGATGGTCGACATCTCCCGCGACCCGCGCTGGGGCCGCACCTCCGAAGGCTTCGGCGAAGACACCTACCTGGTCTCGCGCATCGCCAAGGTGATGGTCAAGGCCTACCAGGGCGACAGCCCGAAGAACGCCGACAGCATCATGGCCAGCGTCAAGCACTTCGCCCTGTACGGCGCGGTGGAAGGCGGTCGCGACTACAACATCGTCGACATGAGCCCGGTGAAGATGTACCAGGACTACCTGCCGCCCTACCGCGCCGCGATCGACGCGGGTGCCGGCGGGGTGATGGTGGCGTTGAACTCGATCAACGGCGTGCCGGCCACCTCCAACACCTGGCTGATGAACGACCTGCTGCGCAAGGAGTGGGGCTTCAAGGGCCTGGCGGTGAGCGACCACGGCGCCATCGTCGAACTGATGCGCCACGGCGTCGCCAAGGACGGCCGCGAAGCCGCCAAGCTGGCGATCAAGGCCGGCATCGACATGAGCATGAACGACTCGCTGTACGCCAAGGAACTGCCGGGGCTGATCAAGTCCGGTGACGTCAGCCAGCGCGACCTGGACAACGCCGTGCGCGAAGTGCTGGCCGCCAAGTACGACATGGGCCTGTTCGCCAACCCCTACCTGCGCATCGGCAAGGCCGAGGAAGACCCGGCCGAGACCAACGCCGAAAGCCGCCTGCACCGCAGCGACGCCCGCGATGTGGCACGCCGCAGCCTGGTGCTGCTGAAGAACGCCAACGACACCCTGCCGCTGAAAAAGGCCGGCAAGATCGCCCTGGTCGGCCCGCTGGCCAAGGCGCCGATCGACATGATGGGCAGTTGGGCCGCCGCCGGCGTGCCGGCGCAGTCGGTCACCCTGTTCGACGGCATGAGCAATGCCCTGGGCGACAAGGCGCAGCTGATCTACGCCCGTGGCTCGAACATCACCGCCGACAAGGCAGTGGTCGACTACCTGAACTTCCTCAACTTCGATGCCCCGGAAGTGGTGGACGATCCACGCCCGGCCCAGCAACTGATCGACGAAGCGGTGAAGGCCGCGCAGCAGGCTGACGTGGTGGTGGCGGCGGTGGGCGAATCGCGGGGCATGTCCCACGAATCCTCGAGCCGTACCGACCTGCACATCCCGGCCAGCCAGCGCGAGCTGATCAAGGCCCTCAAGGCCACCGGCAAGCCGCTGGTGCTGGTGTTGATGAACGGCCGTCCACTGGCGCTGCTCGACGAGAACGAGCAGGCCGACGCGATCCTGGAAACCTGGTTCAGCGGCACCGAAGGCGGCAACGCCATCGCCGATGTGCTGTTCGGCGACTACAACCCGTCCGGCAAGCTGCCGATCACCTTCCCGCGTTCGGTGGGGCAGATCCCGACCTACTACAACCACCTGACCATCGGCCGGCCGTTCACCCCGGGCAAGCCAGGCAACTACACCTCGCAGTACTTCGACGACACCACAGGTCCCCTGTTTCCGTTCGGTTATGGCCTGAGCTACACCACCTTCAGCCTGTCGGACATGGCCCTGTCGTCGACCATGCTGAACAAGAGCGGCAAGCTCGACGCCAGCGTGACCCTGAAGAACACCGGCAAGCGCGACGGCGAAACCGTGGTGCAGCTGTATATCCAGGACGTCGCCGGCTCCATGATCCGCCCGATCAAGGAACTGAAGGACTTCCAGAAAGTGCAGCTCAAGGCCGGCGAACAGAAGGTGATCCGCTTCAGCATCAGCGAAGACGACCTGAAGTTCTACAACGCCCAGCTCAAGTACGCCGCGGAACCGGGCGAGTTCAAGGTCGAGATCGGCCTGGACTCCCGGGACGTCAAGCAACAGAGCTTCGAACTGCTGTAA
- a CDS encoding LemA family protein — protein MNVRQSLRSSWPVMALLLLSSLLSGCGINNIPTLDEQAKAAWGQVQNQYQRRADLIPNLVETVKGYAKHEQETLTAVIEARAKATSIQVDASTLDNPEKLKQFQQAQDQLTGALSRLMVVSERYPDLKANQNFLALQSQLEGTENRIAVARRDFILAVQKYNTEIRTFPGRLWHSVMYSDLPVRETFEATSPDADKAPEVKF, from the coding sequence ATGAACGTACGACAGAGCCTGCGCTCAAGCTGGCCCGTGATGGCATTGCTGTTGCTCAGCAGCCTGCTCAGCGGCTGCGGGATCAACAACATCCCGACCCTCGACGAACAGGCCAAGGCGGCCTGGGGCCAGGTACAGAACCAGTACCAGCGGCGCGCCGACCTGATTCCCAACCTGGTGGAAACGGTCAAGGGCTACGCCAAGCATGAGCAGGAGACCCTGACTGCGGTGATCGAGGCGCGGGCCAAGGCCACCTCGATCCAGGTCGACGCCAGCACCCTGGACAACCCGGAAAAACTCAAGCAGTTCCAGCAGGCCCAGGACCAGCTGACCGGCGCCTTGAGCCGGCTGATGGTGGTGTCCGAGCGTTATCCGGACCTCAAGGCCAACCAGAACTTCCTGGCCCTGCAGTCGCAGCTCGAAGGCACCGAGAACCGCATCGCCGTGGCCCGTCGCGATTTCATCCTCGCGGTGCAGAAGTACAACACCGAGATCCGTACCTTCCCCGGCCGCCTGTGGCACAGCGTGATGTACAGCGACCTGCCGGTGCGCGAGACCTTCGAGGCCACCAGCCCCGACGCCGACAAAGCGCCAGAAGTGAAGTTCTGA
- a CDS encoding TPM domain-containing protein: protein MRVLRVGLVLLLWVFAITAQAELKFPALSGRVVDNAQMIEPAVRQQLTQELTSHEQSTGEQVVVVTLPDLQGTSIEDFGYQLGRYWGIGQKDKNNGALLIVARDDRKLRIEVGYGLEDRLTDAQSSVIIHQVITPAFKTGNFSKGISDGVSAMLLVLGGNPLDEPSTAYDGGGERGGEFFDRHPGALVFLVLLFIVTIFVCQLLGILPSGGGGRGGSGGFGGGGFGGGGFGGGGGGGFSGGGGSFGGGGSSGGW from the coding sequence ATGCGCGTGTTGAGAGTTGGCCTGGTGCTGTTGCTCTGGGTGTTTGCGATAACGGCCCAGGCCGAGCTGAAGTTCCCGGCGCTGAGCGGGCGGGTGGTGGACAACGCCCAGATGATCGAGCCGGCGGTGCGCCAGCAACTGACCCAGGAGCTGACCTCCCACGAGCAGTCCACTGGCGAGCAGGTGGTGGTCGTGACCCTGCCGGACCTGCAAGGCACCAGCATCGAGGACTTCGGCTATCAACTGGGGCGCTACTGGGGCATCGGCCAGAAGGACAAGAATAACGGCGCCTTGTTGATCGTCGCCCGCGATGACCGCAAGCTGCGCATTGAAGTCGGTTACGGCCTGGAAGACCGCCTGACCGACGCGCAAAGTTCGGTGATCATCCATCAGGTGATCACCCCGGCCTTCAAGACCGGCAATTTCAGCAAAGGCATCAGCGACGGCGTGTCGGCCATGTTACTGGTGCTGGGCGGCAATCCACTGGACGAGCCGAGCACCGCCTATGACGGTGGCGGCGAGCGCGGCGGTGAGTTTTTCGATCGGCATCCCGGTGCCCTGGTGTTCCTGGTGCTGCTGTTTATCGTGACGATCTTCGTCTGCCAGTTGCTCGGCATCCTGCCCAGCGGTGGCGGCGGGCGTGGCGGTTCCGGTGGTTTTGGCGGGGGCGGTTTTGGTGGCGGAGGCTTTGGCGGCGGAGGCGGCGGGGGCTTCAGCGGTGGCGGTGGTAGCTTTGGCGGCGGCGGATCGTCGGGCGGCTGGTGA
- a CDS encoding TPM domain-containing protein: MALLSEYEQRQVAEAIARVEQQTDAELVTVLAARADDYAYIPLLWASLLALIVPGVVHYATGWMSMHLLLLVQWATFILLCLVFRIPRITTRLIPRSVRHWRASNLARRQFLEQNLHHTVGSTGMLIFVCEAERYVEILVDEGISKRLDDKTWDAIVQAFTQQVKQGQTLQGFITCIEACGELLKVHVPVTHVRNELPNRLVVLA; this comes from the coding sequence ATGGCACTACTGAGTGAGTACGAACAACGGCAGGTCGCCGAGGCGATCGCCCGGGTCGAGCAGCAGACCGATGCCGAACTGGTCACCGTGCTGGCCGCCCGCGCCGACGACTACGCCTATATCCCCTTGCTCTGGGCCAGCCTGTTGGCGCTGATCGTTCCGGGCGTGGTGCATTACGCCACCGGCTGGATGAGCATGCACCTGTTGCTGCTGGTGCAGTGGGCGACCTTTATCCTGCTCTGCCTGGTGTTCCGCATTCCACGGATCACCACCCGCCTGATTCCACGCTCGGTACGCCACTGGCGCGCCTCGAACCTGGCCCGCCGCCAGTTTCTCGAACAGAACCTGCACCATACCGTCGGCAGCACCGGGATGCTGATCTTCGTCTGCGAAGCCGAGCGCTATGTAGAGATCCTGGTGGACGAGGGCATTTCCAAGCGCCTCGACGACAAGACCTGGGACGCCATCGTCCAGGCCTTCACCCAGCAGGTGAAACAGGGGCAGACCCTGCAAGGCTTCATTACCTGCATCGAGGCCTGCGGCGAACTGCTCAAGGTGCATGTGCCGGTGACCCACGTGCGCAACGAGCTGCCCAACCGGCTGGTGGTCCTGGCCTGA
- a CDS encoding class I SAM-dependent methyltransferase, protein MSATATSASLAPDHHAQFLDLLETSLAQNAFIKLVLAKHVGAEADLQRLIIKQLTVKEQPCLSFVYRYKTRDITKNFPLDEGVALIAGLLPASFKNAHLLSLTDEVQLEYSKKGKSSLFKGKAQQQREVPSAEHNREKNRYLELSRPFLTDLGVTNKQHELIPAMSRKWKQINKFIEVFSHALSSSPIDLQQPVRVADFGSGKGYLTFAIHDYLCNTLQAQGQVTGVELREDMVTLCNAAAVRLDHQGLEFKCGDVRSVAPSELDVMIALHACDIATDYAIHTGIRSGASIIMCSPCCHKQIRPQMQSPALLKPMLQYGLHLGQQAEMVTDSLRALFLEACGYETKVFEFISLEHTNKNKMILAVKRAEPQDPTQLLAKIGELKAFYHISEHCLETLLRADGYLG, encoded by the coding sequence ATGTCTGCAACCGCAACCTCCGCCAGCCTCGCGCCGGATCATCACGCCCAGTTTCTCGATCTGCTGGAAACCAGCCTGGCGCAGAACGCCTTTATCAAACTGGTGCTGGCCAAGCATGTGGGGGCCGAGGCGGATTTGCAGCGGCTGATCATCAAGCAGCTGACGGTCAAGGAGCAGCCGTGCCTGTCCTTCGTCTACCGCTACAAGACCCGCGACATCACCAAGAACTTCCCCCTGGACGAAGGCGTGGCGCTGATCGCCGGGCTGCTGCCGGCGTCGTTCAAGAACGCGCACTTGCTGTCGCTCACCGATGAAGTGCAGCTCGAATACAGCAAGAAGGGCAAAAGCTCGCTGTTCAAGGGCAAGGCCCAGCAGCAGCGCGAAGTACCGTCCGCCGAGCACAACCGCGAGAAGAATCGCTACCTGGAGTTGAGCCGGCCCTTCCTCACCGACCTGGGGGTGACCAACAAGCAGCACGAGCTGATCCCGGCGATGTCGCGCAAGTGGAAGCAGATCAACAAGTTCATCGAGGTCTTCAGCCATGCGCTGAGTTCGTCGCCGATCGACCTGCAACAGCCGGTGCGGGTCGCCGACTTCGGTTCCGGCAAGGGCTACCTGACCTTCGCCATCCACGACTACCTGTGCAACACCTTGCAGGCGCAAGGGCAGGTGACCGGCGTCGAACTGCGCGAAGACATGGTGACCCTGTGCAACGCCGCGGCGGTGCGCCTGGACCACCAGGGCCTGGAGTTCAAATGCGGCGACGTGCGCAGCGTGGCGCCGAGCGAGCTGGACGTGATGATCGCCCTGCATGCCTGCGATATCGCCACCGACTACGCGATCCACACCGGCATTCGCTCCGGCGCGTCGATCATCATGTGCTCGCCGTGCTGCCACAAACAGATCCGCCCGCAGATGCAGAGCCCGGCGCTGCTCAAGCCGATGCTGCAATACGGGCTGCACCTGGGCCAGCAGGCGGAGATGGTCACCGACAGCCTGCGCGCGCTGTTCCTCGAAGCCTGCGGGTACGAGACCAAGGTCTTCGAATTCATCTCCCTGGAGCACACCAACAAGAACAAGATGATCCTCGCGGTCAAACGCGCCGAACCCCAGGACCCGACCCAGCTGCTGGCGAAGATCGGCGAGCTCAAGGCCTTCTACCACATCAGCGAACACTGCCTGGAAACCCTGTTGCGGGCCGACGGCTACCTGGGCTGA